From the Garra rufa chromosome 17, GarRuf1.0, whole genome shotgun sequence genome, one window contains:
- the lrrc71 gene encoding leucine-rich repeat-containing protein 71, producing MKKRVEKSSKEKVDKADSVTDEESPKTADDYQCSGNLELDFTELCKLMAVKEIPSVKIKQSTSTNRRVMESQMTTWSSKPCLQIELENEDHGSVKEVKIFGWKVDEVVFQVLSRILPCLSNLQCLHLWRVGLTDYTFTSLRNTVSLCSNLRKVVLEGNPLPEQSYHLLIVEDSMLTDLSLRNNHIGEEGARLIGSALSTAHSANKTLLSLNLAFNNICDAGAIHIAQGLRLNRSLLCLSLSYNQIGDSGAAHLAEVLSPFALTHEEIVERRKLLIKGEELTMVQPSLVSLADSHERPISVRSSSSLDRLNKSTKNPTKKKDNPKKEEKPAAGQAAKKEDPKVAKKDNKVPRSQAGKSAGKDNNLLVSEQEKVEVVETVIPLLDPGIVHTGGKVIHPGNTCLTSLNLSGNKLTEQSLKVFLSSLEGQGEGGLLRLSLNRNQFPSDCDTFLKIQEVMSLRDPLKKNRSGQVEDEHGETKTSNEA from the exons ATGAAAAAACGAGTTGAAAAATCCTCCAAGGAGAAAGTGGACAAGGCGGATTCTGTGACTGACGAAGAATCACCTAAAACTGCAG ATGATTACCAGTGTTCAGGAAATCTGGAGCTGGATTTCACAGAGCTGTGTAAACTCATGGCTGTGAAAGAGATCCCTTCTGTGAAGATAAAGCAGTCAACATCTACAAATAGACGAGTTATGG AAAGTCAGATGACAACATGGTCCTCTAAGCCTTGCCTTCAGATAGAGCTAGAGAATGAAGACCACGGGAGTGTCAaggaagtcaaaatatttg GATGGAAGGTGGATGAAGTGGTTTTTCAGGTGTTGAGCAGGATATTGCCATGCCTTAGTAATTTGCAGTGCTTACA TCTGTGGCGTGTGGGCCTGACAGATTACACTTTCACCTCTTTGAGAAACACAGTTTCCCTGTGTTCAAATCTCAG GAAGGTGGTTTTGGAGGGCAATCCACTCCCTGAGCAGAGTTACCACTTACTCATAGTGGAAGACAGCAT GTTGACGGACTTATCACTACGTAATAATCATATAGGAGAGGAAGGAGCTCGTCTGATTGGCTCGGCTCTGTCCACTGCACACTCTGCCAACAAAACTCTCCTGTCACTCAACCTAGCCTTTAATAATATTTGTGATGCAGGTGCAATTCACATTGCTCAG ggtctGCGTCTCAACCGTTCCTTGCTGTGTCTGTCATTATCCTACAATCAAATAGGGGATAGTGGAGCAGCTCATTTGGCTGAG GTGCTTAGCCCCTTTGCTCTGACACATGAGGAGATAGTTGAGAGGAGGAAGCTGTTAATTAAAGGTGAAGAATTAACGATGGTCCAGCCATCTCTGGTTAGTCTTGCAGACTCACATGAGCGGCCTATTTCTGTCCGCAGCAGCTCTTCACTGGATCGTCTCAACAAGAGTACGAAGAACCCCACCAAAAAGAAG GACAACCCTAAGAAAGAGGAGAAACCAGCAGCAGGTCAGGCAGCAAAGAAAGAAGATCCAAAGGTGGCCAAGAAAG ATAATAAAGTTCCCCGTAGTCAGGCTGGAAAATCAGCAGGCAAAGACAATAATCTGCTAGTATCTGAACAAGAG AAAGTGGAGGTGGTTGAAACAGTAATTCCTCTATTGGATCCTGGAATTGTGCACACTGGAGGGAAAGTCATTCATCCAGGAAACACATGCCTTACTTCTCTGAATCTCTCAG GAAATAAATTGACTGAGCAGTCACTGAAGGTGTTCCTCTCATCTCTGGAAGGCCAGGGTGAAGGTGGACTTCTGCGTCTTTCTCTCAAC AGGAATCAGTTTCCCTCAGATTGTGACACCTTTCTGAAGATACAGGAAGTTATGTCTCTCAGGGACCCTCTAAAGAAAAACCGCTCTGGTCAGGTGGAGGATGAACATGGTGAAACCAAGACCAGCAATGAAGCATAA